The segment AGCATTAAAATGAtgtggaaaataataatagaaagaatatttaatattaggaTACCTAAAAATGAAGACATTAGTACTTCCTGTACCAGTAATGAAAGCGTCCACAATATAGCAAAGGCTTGGCAAAATGAAATGGTTCAACAAACCATAATCGTAAAAAACTTATCGCCCTGTGTAAGCGGACGTATGAATTTTAGTTCTCTTACCTGCAGATCAAGCACGAAAGATGTACAAAAAGAAAGCAGGTTAAGCAATTCTAGACAAAAGGAAGgcaaagataattttaagcaTAAAACCACTGAAACTGATGATAaagtattatacaaaattagtaGCATTCAGGATCACAATCGATCATTACGTGGAAAATTAAGTCGATGTACATCATTTAGGGTAAAAACACTGGATTTTGGATGTGATGCCTGTGACACTAACGAAgcggaattaaatttatgtaaaaatgatttagaatatttacaacaacgtTTCAACGTACAAAACGACGAATTGAAACGACTTAAAAGTGAAAATTTTTCACTCAAATTAGAACTCCGACAGATGATCAGGAATCGAAATATATCAGATATACCAATGATTATTTCTGAGACTCATACTGCTGTGATACCGAAGCCATTCGAAACATACTTTGACGAAAAAGACACTGGATTAACTCAACAAGTTGATTCAGAGATTgtgattactttaaaaaattgccAAAATGAGGTATCAAATGATGTAAATGTAGTATGATTTATTGCaattttgtgaatttttatttacaactcaTTTTCTCTTATAGAAATTCAGAAAAGTCTCCCTTTTAcaagttttacataaaacaaacgGACCATTTAAAGATgatataatagataaaaacatTTGCAGTAAACATGAAGATCCAGTTAAGATATTGGCCAAAGGTGAAACTTGGTTgacttgattaaaaaaaatatatttaagccGCGATTAATATGAGCTAGCttactttgtttttctttacagTTCAAGATACTTTTGGTACTATTGTAAAAAGAGAAATGAGAATAGCAAACAGCAAGCGTTTGAGTTCGGAAAAGATACAGATAGATGCGTCGTATCATAAAATGAGTTGCTGTAGATCCAATCCGTCCTGTTCCAAAATATCATCACTATCTTCCTTGAACGACTCTGTTTTTGTAAGTATTTATAGAAGACTTCGGTTCGATTAaccacttttttttaataccaaaaaacCTGAACACATCTTATTGATTTGAATAGTAAGTATTTTCCTCAATTCATCTTcaagtatttaaattgtttaaataatctcAGATTGGCTAGAAAACACGATCTGTATACTTAACACAAGTTTTCACTGTCAAACTTAATATGTAACGTTTTCTGATCGTTATTCATGAACCTACGTTTAATACTATCGTGTATGAGgattaatgaatgaaaaactggaCGTGTTCCTGttttttccatttaatttgttaatgcAGACTTGAAGTAATATTGCAGCACTATATTGCAAAATTACCCCTAATAtgcaaatagatttttttttccaggAATCCTCTACTAATGTATTGTGAGagttaataacaaaaaggttttagtCTTGTACATTGtttttgtcttatttaaataaaacatttttcgcAACAgctgtttattaattaaaacgagacataatttttataatacgatCATATACAAGTGTTCTAGCGTCAATGGCGAATATGAAATCCAAATGGTTAAATTTGTCGTGGGGCACTCTGTATTTCCCAACCACGGAACTAACTTGGTGGAATAATTTGTCAACATCGTCTGGCGCTGATAGCCAGTCGTTGTCTCCATAATGGAGGAAAACTGGGGTTCTAATGGCGCTTAGGTTATATTCTGGAGGTTTAAATGtaccatatatgtatttatttctaagcCACCCGTGATCGAAATTAGcaaatttgtttgatttatagAGTTGGCCAAAATGAATCATTTGCCTCGTTGAAGCACCGGCTGGCGTGTGGCCTAGAATTATCGGAAGCATAGTCTGAAACAAAAAGGCTTTAtgcaaaaaaagtatataatatctaCGTATAAACGTTTTACAATATCTTACTTTGTTTAGTTGACTTTCATCATATCCACACATAAGAAATAGTAAGTTTGTGCATAGAATCTGTGTT is part of the Danaus plexippus chromosome 2, MEX_DaPlex, whole genome shotgun sequence genome and harbors:
- the LOC116765380 gene encoding uncharacterized protein LOC116765380; this encodes MFLTERNKLKLLSRNEGKIKSYESCHDLRAWSHDNQTRGRYFRDWIKCNMPICVLPVCTITSFLKTMTWRGRGKGSPRCHPDCKSKLVLDSICSSCHGMKECLRNDVAHEKYFDEEEFETAHWPCERCLEALKSIKMMWKIIIERIFNIRIPKNEDISTSCTSNESVHNIAKAWQNEMVQQTIIVKNLSPCVSGRMNFSSLTCRSSTKDVQKESRLSNSRQKEGKDNFKHKTTETDDKVLYKISSIQDHNRSLRGKLSRCTSFRVKTLDFGCDACDTNEAELNLCKNDLEYLQQRFNVQNDELKRLKSENFSLKLELRQMIRNRNISDIPMIISETHTAVIPKPFETYFDEKDTGLTQQVDSEIVITLKNCQNEKFRKVSLLQVLHKTNGPFKDDIIDKNICSKHEDPVKILAKVQDTFGTIVKREMRIANSKRLSSEKIQIDASYHKMSCCRSNPSCSKISSLSSLNDSVFESSTNVL